A region of bacterium DNA encodes the following proteins:
- a CDS encoding arsenate reductase (glutaredoxin) produces MLNERGVEYRYREYTKEPLTEGELRGVLARLGLAPRDVLRRHDRAFEELGLTGDGGDNALVAHMAEHPTLLQRPIGVLGERAVVGRPADRLLGLIDS; encoded by the coding sequence TTGCTCAACGAGCGCGGGGTGGAATACCGCTACCGCGAGTACACGAAGGAGCCGCTCACCGAGGGCGAGCTGCGCGGCGTCTTGGCGAGGCTCGGCCTCGCCCCGCGCGACGTGCTGCGTCGCCACGACCGCGCCTTCGAGGAGCTGGGCCTGACCGGCGACGGGGGGGACAATGCGCTCGTCGCCCACATGGCCGAGCATCCGACGCTGCTGCAGCGTCCGATCGGGGTGCTCGGCGAGCGCGCCGTCGTCGGCCGTCCGGCGGATCGGCTGCTCGGGCTGATCGACTCCTGA